In the genome of Mycoplasmopsis pulmonis, one region contains:
- a CDS encoding type II toxin-antitoxin system death-on-curing family toxin, with translation MYKSIRKIKFFVSSFEIDKGNKYLKQYIEKYKSSMIKTNIDGKYYFDSYFNDKKEEVEFIIGQIEINDIFYKKLEKIIEYSTKHAKKINVNTKSKDDFKLKEDNHSVFDKLWNIAFKYERKEESWNFFEFTADLFIKLLTSHVFYNGNKRFSISFLITFLEFNGYYFKWSHESEYQDFSKQTKLLESDIACFTTRLSNRDLSDYVESESINDKNTILYSLENECKDKIKSQDLNLSVDERKEKVNNEIIEWIKKNVLISYKIKI, from the coding sequence ATGTATAAAAGTATAAGAAAAATTAAGTTTTTCGTCTCTTCTTTCGAAATTGATAAAGGTAACAAATACTTAAAACAATATATTGAAAAATATAAAAGTAGTATGATAAAAACCAACATTGATGGTAAGTATTATTTTGATAGTTATTTCAATGACAAAAAAGAAGAAGTAGAATTTATAATAGGACAAATAGAAATCAATGATATCTTTTATAAAAAACTAGAAAAAATCATTGAATATTCAACTAAACATGCAAAGAAAATTAATGTAAACACAAAGAGTAAAGATGATTTTAAATTAAAAGAAGACAACCATTCTGTTTTTGATAAATTGTGAAATATAGCATTTAAATATGAACGTAAAGAAGAATCTTGAAATTTTTTTGAATTTACTGCTGATTTATTTATTAAGCTTTTAACGTCACATGTTTTTTACAATGGAAACAAAAGATTTTCTATTAGTTTTTTAATTACATTTTTGGAATTTAATGGCTATTATTTTAAATGATCTCATGAAAGTGAATATCAAGATTTTTCAAAACAAACAAAACTTTTAGAATCAGACATTGCATGTTTTACAACAAGACTTTCTAATAGAGATTTGAGTGATTATGTTGAAAGTGAATCAATAAACGATAAAAATACTATTTTATATAGTTTAGAAAATGAGTGTAAAGACAAAATAAAATCACAAGATTTAAATTTAAGTGTTGATGAAAGAAAAGAAAAAGTAAACAATGAAATTATCGAATGAATAAAAAAGAATGTTTTAATTTCATATAAAATAAAAATATAA
- a CDS encoding coiled-coil domain-containing protein, whose protein sequence is MSESKTKMEKWYCTQRLDENDNKFWSLKEAGKEPVAAFKTQSDTIDYFKSMNLNAHLWFQKGGKFVRTIKTYKTEKGEEMIVIDTNDSEEKTKDKLKIIEARNNKKKEERAKAEKLMQEEKAKEKALEEEKANEEARKESLRMERAKKAQEAKKARDTQEMAQKAEEEARQKALEEEKARKAQEQKRLEEEQEALEKARLEAEALEAQRKAEEEAEKARLEAEVLEAQKRAEEEAKNARLEAEALEQKRIIEEERLRAEAERLERELQEELESNQKNEREMENEVLEDVFINLEEDKKPDFQVAGHNTYEHQEVVPIVVDDKAEKEQMLKQEERKSRLAKQMEQEIKKAKREQEAKEALKNEPVKKVDLPKKNKMKKEVLNKILLSLFALVILITLILLIYFLSNRPSA, encoded by the coding sequence ATGAGTGAGTCAAAAACAAAAATGGAAAAATGATATTGCACACAACGTTTAGATGAAAACGACAATAAATTTTGATCCCTTAAAGAAGCAGGAAAAGAACCAGTTGCTGCTTTTAAAACTCAAAGTGATACAATAGATTATTTTAAAAGTATGAATTTAAATGCTCATCTTTGATTTCAAAAAGGTGGCAAATTTGTTAGAACAATCAAAACTTATAAAACCGAAAAAGGTGAAGAAATGATTGTTATTGATACTAATGATTCTGAAGAAAAGACAAAAGATAAATTAAAAATTATTGAAGCTCGTAATAATAAGAAAAAAGAAGAAAGAGCTAAAGCTGAAAAACTAATGCAAGAAGAAAAAGCTAAGGAAAAAGCTCTTGAAGAAGAAAAGGCTAATGAAGAAGCTAGAAAAGAATCTCTTAGAATGGAAAGAGCTAAAAAAGCTCAAGAGGCAAAAAAAGCAAGAGATACCCAAGAAATGGCTCAAAAAGCTGAAGAAGAAGCTAGACAAAAAGCTCTTGAAGAAGAAAAAGCTAGAAAAGCTCAAGAGCAAAAAAGACTTGAAGAAGAGCAAGAAGCTCTTGAAAAAGCTCGTTTAGAAGCTGAAGCTCTTGAAGCACAAAGAAAAGCAGAAGAGGAAGCTGAAAAAGCGCGTTTAGAAGCTGAAGTCCTTGAAGCACAAAAAAGAGCTGAAGAAGAGGCTAAAAATGCTAGATTAGAAGCTGAAGCTCTTGAACAAAAAAGAATAATTGAAGAAGAAAGGCTAAGAGCTGAAGCTGAAAGACTTGAAAGAGAGCTTCAAGAAGAATTAGAGTCTAATCAAAAAAATGAACGAGAAATGGAAAATGAAGTTCTTGAAGATGTTTTTATTAACTTAGAAGAAGATAAAAAACCTGATTTTCAAGTTGCAGGGCACAACACTTATGAACATCAAGAAGTTGTTCCTATTGTAGTAGATGATAAAGCTGAAAAAGAACAAATGTTAAAACAAGAAGAGAGAAAATCTCGTCTTGCAAAACAAATGGAACAAGAAATTAAAAAAGCTAAAAGAGAACAAGAAGCCAAAGAAGCTCTAAAAAATGAGCCAGTTAAAAAAGTTGATCTTCCAAAGAAAAATAAAATGAAAAAAGAAGTTTTAAACAAAATTTTACTTTCTCTTTTTGCTTTGGTAATTCTTATTACACTAATTTTACTAATTTACTTTTTAAGTAATAGACCTAGTGCTTAA
- a CDS encoding type III restriction endonuclease subunit M produces the protein MNKYQMYLEKLELMKNNNYINFDQHELIKEILEKFQHDEHMLEQTYKLLIQRVKLGFRFDIAPETNHEQISLLIKDEKLSISNNVIEKDNELIIGENYDALKNLIVIERERERAAI, from the coding sequence ATGAATAAATACCAAATGTATCTAGAAAAACTAGAACTTATGAAAAATAATAACTATATTAATTTTGATCAACATGAGTTAATTAAAGAAATTTTGGAAAAATTCCAACATGATGAGCATATGTTAGAACAAACATATAAATTATTAATTCAAAGAGTAAAATTAGGCTTTCGTTTTGATATTGCGCCAGAGACAAATCATGAACAAATTTCGCTTTTAATTAAAGATGAAAAATTGAGTATTTCCAATAATGTTATTGAAAAAGATAATGAGTTAATTATTGGTGAAAACTACGATGCTCTAAAAAATCTAATAGTTATCGAGAGAGAGAGAGAGAGAGCAGCAATATAA
- the lysS gene encoding lysine--tRNA ligase — protein MNENIKLTEQEIIRREKLKKYEDLGVETFKKFDHEKINIYSNEIIDKYSNFTKDDLLEKQIKLIVAGRVLTQRGPFIVIQDTNGKIQLYIDKKELEEQKETLALLDIGDIIYVKGTLMKTMKGELTIKVNFFDLLTKGLTPLAEKYHGLVDVEERYRKRYLDLISNPNIKEIFWTRTKIISKIREFFDKQNFMEVETPMLHSILGGANAQPFKTYHNSLSSSFNLRIATELPLKKLLVGGIDRVYEIGRIFRNEGIDTTHNPEFTSIEFYQAYSNLEIMMEQTENLIKFIAKELGLSKIKNHDVEIDLLSDFKKINMVDAVSEATKVDFRNIDLEKATEIAKAYKIKVEKYFKVGHIINELFELLIEKTLVQPTFVMGHPIEVSPLAACSKDKRFTERAELFINTKEYANMFTELNDPLDQRRRFEAQFEEKENGNEEASEIDEDFLNALEYGLPPAGGCGIGIDRLVMLLTQKESIREVILFPTLKKKQL, from the coding sequence ATGAACGAGAATATTAAACTTACAGAACAAGAAATAATCAGACGAGAAAAACTAAAAAAATATGAAGATTTAGGAGTTGAAACCTTCAAAAAATTTGATCATGAAAAGATCAATATTTATAGCAATGAAATTATTGACAAATATAGTAATTTCACTAAAGATGATCTTTTAGAAAAACAAATAAAGCTAATTGTAGCAGGAAGAGTCTTAACTCAAAGAGGACCTTTTATTGTCATTCAAGACACTAATGGAAAAATTCAACTTTACATAGATAAAAAAGAACTTGAAGAGCAAAAAGAAACTCTTGCTCTTCTTGATATAGGTGACATTATTTATGTTAAAGGTACACTAATGAAAACTATGAAAGGTGAGTTAACAATTAAGGTTAATTTCTTTGATCTTTTAACAAAAGGTTTAACTCCTCTTGCTGAAAAATATCATGGTTTAGTAGATGTTGAAGAGCGCTATCGAAAAAGATATCTTGATTTAATTTCTAATCCAAATATCAAAGAAATTTTTTGGACAAGAACCAAAATAATTTCAAAAATTAGAGAATTTTTTGATAAGCAAAATTTTATGGAAGTTGAAACTCCAATGCTTCATTCAATTTTAGGGGGAGCAAATGCTCAGCCTTTTAAGACTTATCATAATTCACTAAGCTCAAGTTTTAATTTAAGAATTGCAACAGAATTACCTTTAAAAAAACTTTTAGTTGGAGGAATTGATAGAGTCTATGAAATAGGTAGAATTTTTAGAAATGAAGGAATAGACACAACTCATAATCCTGAATTTACATCAATTGAGTTTTATCAAGCTTATTCAAATTTAGAAATCATGATGGAACAAACTGAAAATCTAATTAAATTTATAGCCAAAGAACTAGGACTTTCAAAAATTAAAAATCATGATGTTGAAATTGATCTTTTATCCGATTTTAAAAAAATCAATATGGTTGATGCAGTTTCTGAGGCAACCAAAGTTGACTTTAGAAATATTGATTTAGAAAAAGCCACGGAAATAGCTAAGGCTTATAAAATAAAAGTTGAAAAATACTTTAAAGTTGGTCATATTATTAATGAATTATTTGAACTTTTAATTGAAAAAACTCTAGTTCAACCAACTTTTGTTATGGGTCATCCAATAGAAGTTTCTCCACTAGCGGCTTGTTCCAAAGATAAACGCTTTACTGAAAGAGCAGAACTTTTTATTAACACAAAAGAATATGCGAATATGTTTACAGAGTTAAATGATCCTCTTGATCAAAGAAGAAGATTTGAAGCTCAATTTGAAGAAAAAGAAAATGGAAATGAAGAAGCTAGTGAAATTGATGAAGATTTTTTAAATGCTCTAGAATATGGACTTCCTCCAGCTGGAGGTTGTGGAATAGGAATTGATAGACTAGTAATGCTTTTAACTCAAAAAGAATCCATTAGAGAAGTTATTCTTTTTCCTACTCTAAAGAAAAAACAACTTTAG
- a CDS encoding site-specific DNA-methyltransferase encodes MANEKEDIKNNAFQYRDRFSRNGWLNMMNERLTLARKLLSDDGIIFVSIDDNEQAYLKVLMDEIFGEENFISNFIWEKNYSSKNNVKFVSVNHDYILCYARNKLFLDKLNRINRTELNNKLYRYNDNDGKGLYRISDLTKNNSKNRFAIEHNGKKYFSKNNGWIYSKEKIDKLIEENKIWFPHNENGIPGLKRYLSEMEGVVSKTILPYQLVGHTDENQRYLDTIISPNDENGEKVFKYPKGTKLIKYLINLYPNKDAKVLDFFAGSGTTGHAVLELNREDGGKRTFTLVTNNENNIAMNVTHERLHRIIQGKSTKGESNFKWLEKNKPFINTNLNIFKIDYFDVSIESANDLSKMIDIFRKSLRDFGVKNSFISEEEIFTKLRSLTSLRK; translated from the coding sequence TTAGCTAATGAAAAAGAAGATATAAAAAATAATGCATTCCAATATCGAGATCGCTTTTCTCGTAATGGTTGATTAAACATGATGAATGAAAGATTAACCCTTGCAAGAAAACTTCTAAGTGATGATGGAATTATTTTTGTTTCAATTGATGATAATGAACAAGCTTATTTAAAAGTTTTAATGGATGAAATTTTTGGTGAAGAAAATTTTATTTCTAATTTTATTTGAGAAAAAAATTATTCTTCAAAAAATAATGTTAAATTTGTATCAGTAAACCATGACTATATATTATGTTATGCAAGAAACAAACTATTTTTAGATAAATTAAATAGAATTAATAGAACAGAATTGAATAATAAATTATATAGATATAATGACAATGATGGCAAAGGTTTATATAGAATTAGTGATTTAACAAAAAATAATTCAAAAAATAGATTTGCAATTGAGCATAATGGAAAAAAATATTTCTCTAAAAACAATGGTTGAATTTATTCAAAAGAAAAAATTGATAAACTAATTGAAGAAAATAAAATCTGATTTCCTCATAATGAAAATGGTATTCCAGGATTAAAAAGATATTTATCAGAAATGGAAGGAGTTGTCTCTAAAACAATACTACCATATCAACTAGTAGGTCACACTGATGAAAATCAAAGATATTTAGATACCATAATAAGTCCAAATGATGAAAATGGTGAAAAAGTTTTTAAGTATCCTAAAGGAACGAAATTAATCAAATATCTAATAAATTTGTATCCAAACAAAGATGCAAAAGTTTTAGACTTTTTTGCAGGTAGTGGAACTACTGGACATGCAGTTTTAGAATTAAACAGAGAAGATGGTGGAAAAAGAACTTTTACTTTAGTGACTAACAATGAAAATAATATTGCAATGAATGTTACACATGAAAGACTTCATAGAATAATTCAAGGTAAATCTACAAAAGGTGAATCTAATTTTAAATGATTAGAAAAAAACAAACCTTTTATTAATACAAATTTAAATATTTTTAAAATTGATTATTTTGATGTATCAATAGAATCAGCAAATGACTTATCTAAAATGATTGATATTTTTAGAAAATCTTTGAGAGATTTTGGAGTGAAAAATTCATTTATTTCTGAAGAAGAAATTTTTACTAAATTAAGATCTCTTACATCATTAAGGAAATAA
- the ligA gene encoding NAD-dependent DNA ligase LigA, with product MSLSKSKVKSKIKELNEKLKLYNHHYYNKNESLVSDEYYDAKLLELENIRDNFPEEYNQVFQKDFSKSVLEKVNHLDEQDVKLQKEKHQKLMLSLNKAYSFEDLERYTNRINTFVGNNHQYILQEKIDGVSISLYYENGILTKALTRGDGIYGENVTHNALNIKDIPKTINIKENIELRGEIFFSLKLFESLKNEFLDKQDGTKNKKWNTPRNKASGILKSLKTTDESSWLSCFIYEVVSPENFNLKTQKQLFDFLKIQGFNLPKFEFIENENLIENFITNFKFEDDQRDYEIDGLVIKLNDLSLYDLLGKTSKFFHHSIAYKFRKKFVMTKIEDIFVTVGRTGLITYNAKLQEVVLNGSKIKASTLHNYEYIKNIKINIGDKVYIEKAGEIIPRVVKLVSPKNDQNYFSPIEFCPSCKNKLSWSENMLNQFCLNPDCIEKKIQKLKYFVSKDGMEIQELGGKKIELFFAKGWVKKIEDIYNLKNNYDDLLKLENFQEHSVNVLLHKIEESKDVYTWKLIAALGIKNIGKKLAKSLVKIIFENDQKNLLSLLEFNYDELEKYDEFGSVKIESLKEFFANDENKNLIKFLSENGFEVKLEKEIIQSTKLENKTFLITGTLEKPRDFYKNLIVQNGGIISSSISKKLDYLIVGQNPGSKEKKAIELNIKIIDEEFLKKMLE from the coding sequence ATGAGTTTGTCAAAATCAAAAGTTAAATCTAAAATTAAAGAATTAAATGAAAAATTAAAACTTTATAACCATCATTATTACAATAAAAATGAATCCCTTGTTTCTGATGAATACTATGATGCAAAACTTCTTGAATTAGAAAATATAAGAGATAACTTTCCTGAAGAATATAATCAAGTTTTTCAAAAAGATTTTTCAAAAAGTGTACTTGAAAAAGTTAACCATCTTGATGAACAAGATGTTAAATTACAAAAAGAAAAGCATCAAAAATTGATGCTTTCTTTAAATAAAGCTTACTCATTTGAAGATCTTGAAAGATACACAAATCGCATTAACACTTTTGTTGGTAATAACCATCAATACATCCTTCAAGAAAAAATAGATGGAGTTTCTATTTCACTTTATTACGAAAATGGAATTTTAACAAAAGCTTTAACTAGAGGTGATGGAATTTATGGTGAAAATGTCACTCATAATGCACTAAATATTAAAGACATTCCAAAGACAATTAATATCAAAGAAAACATTGAACTTAGAGGTGAAATTTTCTTTAGTCTTAAACTTTTTGAATCTCTAAAAAATGAATTTTTAGATAAGCAAGATGGAACAAAAAACAAAAAGTGAAATACACCAAGAAATAAAGCTAGTGGTATTTTAAAAAGTTTAAAAACAACTGATGAAAGCTCTTGACTTTCTTGCTTTATTTATGAGGTAGTTAGCCCTGAAAATTTCAATTTAAAAACTCAAAAACAACTATTTGATTTTTTAAAAATTCAAGGATTTAATTTACCTAAATTTGAGTTTATAGAAAATGAAAATTTAATAGAAAATTTCATCACAAATTTTAAATTTGAAGATGATCAAAGAGACTATGAAATTGACGGACTTGTAATTAAATTAAATGATCTTAGTTTGTATGATCTTTTAGGAAAAACTTCAAAGTTTTTTCACCATTCAATAGCTTATAAATTTAGAAAAAAATTTGTAATGACAAAAATTGAAGACATCTTTGTAACAGTTGGTAGAACTGGTTTAATTACTTACAATGCAAAACTTCAAGAAGTTGTTTTAAATGGTTCAAAAATCAAAGCTTCAACGCTTCATAATTATGAATATATTAAGAACATAAAAATTAATATTGGTGATAAAGTCTACATTGAAAAAGCTGGTGAAATAATACCTAGAGTTGTAAAATTAGTTAGTCCTAAAAATGATCAAAATTACTTTAGTCCAATTGAGTTTTGTCCTTCATGTAAAAACAAACTTTCATGATCTGAAAACATGTTAAATCAGTTTTGTTTAAATCCAGATTGTATTGAGAAAAAAATTCAAAAACTAAAATATTTTGTCTCAAAAGATGGAATGGAAATTCAAGAGCTAGGTGGGAAAAAAATAGAACTTTTTTTTGCTAAAGGATGAGTTAAAAAAATTGAGGATATTTACAATCTAAAAAACAACTATGATGATTTGTTAAAACTTGAAAATTTTCAAGAACATTCAGTCAATGTTTTGCTTCATAAAATTGAAGAGTCAAAAGATGTTTATACTTGAAAATTGATAGCTGCTTTAGGAATAAAAAACATAGGAAAAAAACTTGCTAAATCACTTGTAAAAATCATCTTTGAAAATGATCAAAAAAATCTTTTAAGTCTTTTAGAATTTAACTATGATGAATTAGAAAAATATGATGAATTTGGAAGTGTCAAAATTGAATCACTAAAAGAATTTTTTGCAAATGATGAAAATAAAAACTTAATTAAATTTTTAAGTGAAAATGGCTTTGAAGTAAAATTGGAAAAAGAAATAATTCAATCAACAAAACTTGAAAATAAAACTTTTTTAATTACAGGAACACTTGAAAAACCAAGAGATTTTTACAAGAATTTAATTGTCCAAAATGGAGGAATTATCTCCTCATCAATTTCAAAAAAATTAGACTATTTAATAGTTGGTCAAAACCCTGGATCAAAAGAAAAAAAAGCAATTGAATTAAATATAAAAATAATCGATGAAGAATTTTTGAAAAAAATGCTTGAGTAG
- a CDS encoding DEAD/DEAH box helicase family protein gives MILTKVQEKIVSEIVEEFKINEKNIIQFQAPTRSGKTFMMANVIDRIISRYPEENFVFIIATLSSADLPTQMKNNLESYKQYLSNDFEITIKESPSKSKLITKDKDYNFYAEKNKVFILGKSSFGKDRIFTERWVIQDFLIDAKERNFKIIYIRDEAHYGSQVTSLKGREKNFESQVQDKVDFVLKMTATPTGSEKLIYITEEDLKKDNIQLLKDKEEFNSGIDDLDEIDFKEILEIATNKFVDIQKQYLQTEGLENIRPAMLIQVSDKYKDKEEDFEKNIDQITTFLDKKNLTWIKYFSNEKISSNSRVNFSLNEISENFSDVDVIIFKVGPAVGWNIPRATMLVKLRSVCSDSLNIQTLGRIKRNPNPNFEHNEQSIARKYFLYSDLKIDNKFIEKFRIKEPFKHLKFFTGKLVLDENPLIKEKSSQNYTFWEKIKKEILKKDTFKNTIKNDISKFLNKYQDSNIKHNDKNKFLICESKFIKDEKNTNVELIINKAYNKIDLRLFILRELKKLKNIFNSEIKNKIDMFIKKNFKDYISIDFFWYVLLKKHKEDFISIYQSLEEKISKKLKNHQIYKNKNLPEFYSQIVFDDDDNKTQLEHYAYEKIIRKNKTQDEEKNQIYFDSEKETIFINELKKIIKISKPNFAIWSKNILHEGLGFEYIRDGKVHTSYPDFIIMYKDQVFYIEVKDGKHDIDEKKTKSIINAYKNYIENYKKTVSVYEKNFSLLVCYVHEKQMIIKGSSTNDKINDILVKNSKVEIYDIFN, from the coding sequence ATGATTTTGACAAAAGTTCAAGAAAAAATAGTTAGTGAAATTGTTGAAGAATTTAAAATTAACGAAAAAAATATAATTCAATTTCAAGCTCCTACTCGTAGTGGTAAAACTTTTATGATGGCAAATGTTATAGATAGGATAATTTCAAGATATCCAGAGGAAAACTTTGTCTTTATTATAGCCACACTCTCATCCGCTGATTTACCAACACAAATGAAAAATAATCTCGAAAGTTATAAACAATATTTATCTAATGATTTTGAAATAACTATTAAAGAATCTCCATCAAAAAGTAAATTAATCACAAAAGATAAAGATTATAATTTTTATGCAGAAAAAAACAAAGTTTTTATATTAGGAAAATCATCTTTTGGTAAAGATAGAATTTTTACTGAAAGATGAGTTATTCAAGATTTTCTTATAGATGCAAAGGAAAGAAATTTCAAAATAATTTATATTAGAGATGAAGCTCATTATGGTTCACAAGTGACTTCATTAAAAGGAAGAGAAAAGAATTTTGAAAGTCAAGTTCAAGACAAAGTTGATTTTGTTTTAAAAATGACTGCAACACCAACAGGAAGTGAAAAACTTATTTACATTACTGAAGAGGATTTAAAAAAGGACAATATTCAACTTTTAAAGGATAAGGAAGAATTTAATAGTGGAATCGATGATTTAGATGAAATAGATTTTAAAGAAATTTTAGAAATAGCAACAAATAAATTTGTAGATATTCAAAAACAATATTTACAAACAGAGGGTCTAGAAAATATTAGACCTGCTATGTTAATTCAAGTTAGTGATAAATATAAAGATAAAGAAGAGGACTTTGAAAAAAATATTGACCAAATAACAACTTTTTTAGATAAAAAAAATCTTACTTGAATCAAATATTTTTCCAATGAAAAAATCTCTTCTAACTCAAGGGTAAACTTTAGTTTAAATGAAATTTCTGAAAATTTTTCTGATGTAGATGTAATTATTTTTAAAGTTGGTCCAGCTGTTGGATGGAATATACCTAGAGCTACAATGCTTGTTAAACTTAGAAGTGTATGTTCTGATTCTTTAAACATCCAAACTTTAGGTCGGATTAAGAGAAATCCTAATCCAAATTTTGAGCACAATGAGCAGTCAATTGCAAGAAAATATTTTCTATATTCTGATTTAAAAATTGATAATAAATTTATAGAAAAATTTAGAATAAAAGAGCCTTTTAAACATCTTAAGTTTTTTACCGGAAAATTAGTATTAGATGAAAATCCTTTAATAAAAGAAAAATCTAGTCAAAATTATACATTTTGAGAAAAAATAAAAAAAGAAATTCTAAAAAAAGATACATTTAAAAATACTATCAAAAATGATATCAGTAAATTTCTTAACAAATATCAAGATTCAAATATAAAACACAATGACAAAAATAAATTTTTAATATGTGAATCAAAATTCATTAAAGATGAAAAAAATACTAATGTTGAATTAATAATTAATAAAGCTTATAACAAAATAGATTTGAGGTTATTCATATTGAGAGAATTAAAAAAACTAAAAAATATTTTTAATTCTGAAATAAAAAATAAAATTGATATGTTTATAAAGAAAAATTTTAAAGATTATATTTCAATTGATTTTTTTTGATATGTTTTGTTAAAAAAACATAAAGAGGATTTCATTTCTATTTATCAAAGCTTAGAAGAAAAAATTTCAAAAAAATTGAAAAATCACCAAATCTATAAAAATAAAAATTTACCTGAATTTTATAGTCAAATTGTTTTTGATGATGATGATAACAAAACACAATTAGAGCATTATGCATATGAAAAAATAATAAGAAAAAATAAAACTCAAGATGAAGAAAAAAATCAAATTTATTTTGACTCAGAAAAAGAAACTATTTTTATTAATGAATTAAAAAAGATAATCAAAATAAGTAAACCAAACTTTGCGATTTGAAGTAAAAATATTCTTCATGAAGGTCTAGGATTTGAATACATTAGAGATGGAAAAGTTCATACATCATATCCAGATTTTATTATTATGTATAAAGATCAAGTTTTTTATATTGAAGTCAAGGATGGCAAACATGACATCGATGAAAAGAAAACAAAATCAATTATAAATGCCTATAAAAATTACATTGAAAATTACAAAAAAACTGTTTCAGTCTATGAAAAAAATTTTTCACTTTTAGTTTGTTATGTCCATGAAAAACAAATGATAATTAAAGGCTCAAGCACTAATGACAAAATTAATGATATTTTAGTAAAAAATTCAAAAGTTGAAATTTATGATATTTTTAACTAA
- the tuf gene encoding elongation factor Tu, whose translation MAKLDFDRSKEHVNIGTIGHVDHGKTTLTAAIATVLSKKGLAEAKDYASIDAAPEEKARGITINTAHIEYETEKRHYAHVDCPGHADYVKNMITGAAQMDGGILVVSATDGPMPQTREHILLSKQVGVPKMVVFLNKVDMLEGEDEMIELVELEIRSLLSEYGFDGDNTPIIKGSALKALEGNPQYEKNIEELMDAVDNYIETPVKELDKPFLLAVEDVFTITGRGTVATGKVERGQLNINSEVEIVGFTEKPKKTTVTGIEMFRKNLKEAQAGDNAGLLLRGVDRNDVERGQVLAKPGSIVPHSKFEAAIYALKKEEGGRHTPFFSNYKPQFYFRTTDVTGGVVFPAGREMVMPGDNVDLIVELISPIAVEEGTKFSIREGGRTVGAGSVTKILK comes from the coding sequence ATGGCAAAATTAGATTTTGACAGAAGTAAAGAACACGTTAACATTGGAACAATTGGTCACGTTGATCACGGTAAAACTACTTTGACAGCTGCAATTGCAACCGTTCTTTCTAAAAAAGGTCTAGCTGAAGCTAAGGATTATGCATCAATCGATGCAGCTCCTGAAGAAAAAGCTAGAGGTATTACTATTAATACAGCTCACATTGAGTATGAAACAGAAAAAAGACACTATGCACACGTAGATTGTCCTGGACATGCTGACTATGTTAAAAACATGATTACAGGTGCTGCACAAATGGATGGGGGAATTCTAGTTGTTTCTGCAACAGATGGACCAATGCCTCAAACAAGAGAGCACATTCTACTTTCTAAACAAGTCGGTGTTCCAAAAATGGTTGTTTTCTTAAACAAAGTTGACATGCTTGAAGGTGAAGATGAAATGATTGAGCTAGTTGAACTTGAAATTAGATCACTACTTTCAGAATATGGTTTTGATGGAGACAACACTCCAATTATCAAAGGTTCAGCTTTAAAAGCTCTTGAAGGTAATCCTCAATATGAAAAAAATATTGAAGAATTAATGGATGCAGTTGACAATTACATTGAAACTCCAGTTAAAGAACTAGACAAACCTTTCTTACTAGCTGTTGAAGACGTTTTCACAATTACAGGTAGAGGAACTGTTGCAACAGGTAAAGTTGAAAGAGGACAATTAAACATTAACTCTGAAGTTGAAATTGTTGGGTTTACAGAAAAACCTAAAAAAACAACTGTAACAGGAATTGAAATGTTTAGAAAAAATCTAAAAGAAGCTCAAGCTGGTGACAACGCTGGTCTACTTCTTAGAGGTGTAGATAGAAATGACGTTGAAAGAGGTCAAGTTCTAGCTAAACCAGGATCAATTGTTCCTCATTCAAAATTTGAAGCTGCTATTTATGCACTTAAAAAAGAAGAAGGTGGAAGACATACTCCATTTTTCTCAAACTACAAACCTCAATTCTACTTTAGAACAACAGACGTTACTGGTGGTGTTGTTTTCCCAGCGGGAAGAGAAATGGTTATGCCAGGGGATAACGTTGACTTAATTGTTGAACTTATCTCTCCAATTGCTGTTGAAGAAGGAACTAAGTTCTCAATCCGTGAAGGTGGAAGAACTGTAGGTGCTGGATCAGTTACAAAAATCTTAAAATAA